In Aquiflexum balticum DSM 16537, a single genomic region encodes these proteins:
- the hpf gene encoding ribosome hibernation-promoting factor, HPF/YfiA family: MRLQMHSIHFDADQKLIDFIQKKADKLDTYFDRIIDGEVFMRLDKHEKNENKIVEIKMNVPGKTLFAKHQSDSFEGAADEAVEALRRQIKKFKEKVVLAKQ; the protein is encoded by the coding sequence ATGAGACTTCAAATGCATTCCATCCATTTCGATGCTGATCAAAAGCTTATCGATTTTATTCAAAAAAAAGCAGATAAGCTTGATACCTACTTTGATCGAATTATAGACGGAGAAGTTTTTATGAGGCTGGACAAGCATGAAAAAAACGAAAACAAGATCGTTGAAATAAAAATGAATGTACCGGGCAAAACACTTTTCGCCAAACACCAAAGTGACTCTTTTGAAGGGGCTGCAGATGAAGCTGTAGAAGCACTGAGAAGGCAGATCAAAAAATTCAAAGAGAAAGTTGTTCTAGCCAAGCAATAG
- a CDS encoding tyrosine-type recombinase/integrase: protein MLDSFINYLEYEKRASRHTVLAYRKDLDQFSEFYQLSFEKEDISNAEHPEIRAWIVDLVEQNLSPTSINRKIATLRSFYKFLMRSGVITKDPTYKLRALKSPKRLPEFVQEEAMDKILDELEYEPSFDGQRDRMVMEFLYLTGVRLSELLELKWRDIDLQSDAVKVFGKRKKERMIPLTNRLKKNIISYKKVFEETFPFVDQSDYFIVINNKEQAYPMKIYRIVKHYLNLFAQTTKRSPHLLRHTFATHLLNKGADLNAVKDLLGHANLAATQVYTHNSMEKLKAVFEQAHPKA from the coding sequence ATGCTGGATTCCTTTATCAATTATTTAGAGTACGAAAAAAGAGCAAGCCGCCATACCGTATTGGCTTACCGCAAAGATTTGGATCAGTTCAGTGAATTTTATCAATTGTCCTTTGAAAAGGAAGATATCAGTAATGCGGAACATCCCGAAATAAGGGCCTGGATTGTTGATTTGGTAGAACAAAATTTGAGCCCTACATCCATCAACAGGAAAATCGCGACACTAAGATCTTTTTACAAATTTCTGATGCGGTCGGGAGTAATCACCAAGGATCCGACTTACAAACTCAGAGCCTTGAAATCTCCAAAAAGACTTCCTGAATTTGTACAGGAAGAAGCCATGGACAAGATCTTGGATGAATTGGAATACGAGCCCTCCTTTGATGGACAAAGAGACCGGATGGTGATGGAATTCTTGTATCTCACGGGAGTCCGGCTTTCGGAATTGTTGGAGTTAAAATGGAGGGATATTGACCTTCAATCCGATGCGGTAAAAGTATTCGGAAAAAGGAAAAAGGAGAGAATGATCCCACTTACAAACAGGCTTAAAAAAAATATAATTTCGTACAAAAAAGTATTTGAGGAAACATTTCCTTTTGTAGACCAGAGTGACTATTTTATCGTTATAAACAACAAAGAGCAGGCTTACCCTATGAAGATTTATCGTATCGTAAAACATTATTTAAACCTTTTTGCTCAGACTACCAAGAGAAGCCCGCACCTCTTGAGACACACATTCGCAACACATCTTCTAAACAAAGGAGCGGACCTCAATGCCGTAAAAGATCTTTTGGGTCATGCCAATCTGGCTGCTACCCAAGTTTACACCCACAATTCCATGGAAAAACTCAAGGCTGTGTTTGAACAGGCACATCCTAAAGCTTAA
- a CDS encoding isopenicillin N synthase family dioxygenase — protein sequence MADILYDQIPSLDLADFTGGNPEKKREFVKKLGEAYNNIGFVAIKNHGLSQDLQDKLYAAIKNFFSLPDEVKAKYEKPEIGYQRGYTGKGKEHAKGRNTGDLKEFYHVGQELSAIPDSDPIKSEYSANIWPTELPEFEKIALETYRTLESAGKNMLKAIAIYLGLEENYFEDKVEHGNSILRQIHYFPIENPDAVPADAVRAAEHGDINLITLLMGASADGLQVLRKDGKWIPITALPDQLVVNVGDMLERLTNKKLKSTIHRVVNPPREKMHTSRYSIPFFMHPRSDMDLTCLESCVDEQHPKQFEDATAGEFLDERLRELGLKK from the coding sequence ATGGCTGACATACTATATGATCAAATTCCTTCTTTGGATCTGGCTGATTTTACAGGAGGCAATCCTGAGAAAAAAAGGGAATTCGTCAAAAAACTGGGAGAAGCATACAATAACATTGGTTTTGTGGCTATAAAAAACCATGGACTGAGTCAGGATTTACAGGATAAGCTCTATGCTGCAATCAAGAATTTTTTCAGTCTTCCGGATGAAGTGAAAGCCAAATATGAAAAACCGGAAATAGGCTATCAAAGGGGTTATACCGGAAAAGGTAAAGAGCATGCGAAAGGTAGGAATACCGGCGATTTGAAAGAATTTTACCATGTAGGCCAGGAACTTTCTGCCATACCCGACTCCGATCCCATCAAATCCGAGTATTCGGCAAACATTTGGCCGACTGAGCTTCCGGAATTTGAAAAAATCGCTTTGGAAACCTACCGGACTCTTGAAAGTGCCGGTAAAAATATGTTGAAGGCTATTGCGATTTACCTTGGATTGGAGGAAAATTATTTTGAAGATAAAGTCGAACATGGCAATTCCATTTTGAGACAGATCCATTATTTCCCCATTGAGAATCCTGATGCTGTCCCGGCGGATGCGGTTCGAGCAGCAGAACATGGAGATATCAACCTGATTACTTTGTTGATGGGTGCCAGTGCAGATGGACTTCAGGTTTTGAGAAAGGACGGGAAATGGATTCCGATTACAGCTTTGCCCGATCAGTTGGTAGTCAATGTTGGGGATATGTTGGAAAGGCTGACAAACAAGAAACTAAAATCCACTATTCACAGGGTGGTAAATCCACCAAGAGAAAAAATGCATACAAGCAGGTATTCCATTCCATTTTTTATGCATCCCAGATCAGACATGGACCTTACCTGTTTGGAAAGCTGCGTGGACGAGCAACATCCCAAACAATTTGAAGATGCCACTGCAGGGGAGTTTTTGGATGAACGTCTGAGAGAACTTGGCTTAAAAAAATAG
- a CDS encoding 6-bladed beta-propeller produces MHKYIYLLIMITVFFSCSPKKEKNNKTLTIDLKEAQEGKLSDIFSSIDYKLLDTGDNEFLAMPGKLRIEDSLIFLRDSRLSNILIYNLDGSLNSVIKARLNPGPGEFLQSEDFQIGDNRIKVRDYPQNKSFIYDFEGTLLDESRDEEELYYYFYETKDWKLAYMGYSNGPDSKLFLRKDRLNNELLFQYSFPNEFENFNVGSKDGFMQDYSEPLFYFSIPYSYEIVRFDENGVLDQIIELDIKNGGMTKEERNLWAKERNLRQMIKERKLVEHTDSFFPMQNHFFIHLRQSTPMSAINHFIVYSKDFELMYQGYDLENDLDGMRLDGVPWSYTENSIILMINSNQFYNAYLERFAGKSVKQVKGNVHDFFQKNMDRLKEEQYVMVSLNLKFSH; encoded by the coding sequence ATGCATAAATATATTTATCTCTTGATAATGATTACCGTTTTCTTTTCTTGCTCCCCAAAAAAAGAAAAAAACAATAAAACCTTGACTATAGATCTGAAAGAAGCACAAGAAGGCAAACTATCAGATATCTTTAGTTCAATTGATTATAAGTTGTTAGATACGGGAGACAATGAATTCTTGGCGATGCCAGGTAAATTGAGAATAGAAGATAGTCTGATTTTTTTGAGGGATTCACGACTTTCGAATATTCTGATTTATAATTTGGACGGCAGTTTAAATTCAGTCATTAAAGCGCGATTGAATCCTGGGCCAGGGGAGTTTTTACAATCGGAAGACTTTCAGATAGGTGACAACCGGATCAAAGTCAGGGATTATCCCCAAAATAAGTCCTTTATATACGACTTTGAAGGTACATTACTGGATGAAAGTCGAGACGAAGAAGAGTTGTATTACTATTTCTACGAAACCAAAGATTGGAAATTGGCATACATGGGATATTCTAATGGGCCGGATTCAAAACTTTTCCTTAGAAAAGACAGATTGAATAATGAACTGCTTTTCCAGTATTCATTTCCAAATGAGTTCGAAAATTTTAATGTAGGTTCTAAGGATGGCTTTATGCAGGATTATTCAGAGCCTTTGTTTTACTTCTCTATTCCATATAGCTATGAAATAGTCAGGTTTGATGAAAATGGGGTCCTTGATCAAATAATCGAACTGGATATTAAGAATGGTGGTATGACAAAGGAGGAACGGAATCTTTGGGCAAAGGAGAGGAATTTGAGGCAAATGATCAAAGAAAGGAAGCTAGTAGAGCATACAGATTCCTTTTTCCCCATGCAAAATCATTTCTTTATTCACTTGAGACAAAGTACTCCAATGAGTGCGATAAATCACTTCATTGTTTATAGTAAAGATTTTGAATTGATGTATCAAGGTTATGATTTAGAAAATGATCTTGATGGGATGCGTTTAGATGGTGTTCCTTGGAGCTATACTGAGAATTCTATAATTCTTATGATCAATTCCAATCAATTCTATAATGCTTACCTAGAGCGTTTTGCTGGCAAAAGTGTTAAGCAGGTCAAGGGAAACGTTCATGACTTCTTCCAAAAGAATATGGATCGGTTGAAAGAGGAACAGTATGTGATGGTCAGTTTAAATTTGAAATTCAGTCATTGA
- the chrA gene encoding chromate efflux transporter: protein MSVRRVRYYLYLKDVLWLSLTAFGGPQVFLAMVLDLMVKKRGYIKEGELWELNALCLILPGPTSTQTISAIGYRIGGPNLAYLSLLVWILPATIMMIGAAFLIVFLQENTPGALSFAKFIQPMAIGFIIYAARTTIFKMVKTTEASILMMFSTFISFFYNSPFIFPLMLIAGGVTTSLKYRNQPKLEGDKSLVISWANFYLWGGILVFAATLGAITKNQSILLFENFYRNGSLIFGGGQILIPYLFTEFVEFKKFLTSEEFLTGYAIAQGMPGPTFSFSSYVGALSMREFGIVGLLTGGFVAAAGIFLPGTFLIFFVIRFWDQLKKYRPVRAALEGINAVSCGMLIAAAFLLFEPLEANAFNILAIIGTFLLLQFTKLSSPLIIAVGVVAGVLYNLVF from the coding sequence GTGTCAGTAAGAAGAGTCAGATATTATCTCTATTTGAAAGACGTATTGTGGTTATCCTTGACCGCTTTCGGCGGGCCTCAGGTTTTTCTTGCGATGGTATTGGACCTTATGGTAAAAAAACGTGGCTATATTAAGGAAGGGGAATTATGGGAACTCAATGCCCTTTGTCTGATTCTTCCCGGACCGACCTCTACGCAGACCATTTCAGCCATAGGATATAGAATAGGTGGGCCAAACCTGGCCTACCTATCTCTTTTGGTTTGGATCCTTCCTGCTACCATTATGATGATAGGGGCAGCTTTCCTGATTGTTTTTCTTCAGGAAAATACCCCTGGAGCGCTGAGTTTTGCGAAATTTATTCAACCGATGGCCATTGGCTTTATCATTTATGCGGCAAGGACTACTATTTTCAAAATGGTAAAAACTACCGAAGCCTCAATTTTGATGATGTTTTCCACATTTATTTCTTTCTTTTATAATTCTCCTTTTATTTTTCCGCTGATGTTGATTGCCGGCGGAGTTACTACCTCTTTGAAATACAGGAATCAGCCCAAACTTGAAGGAGATAAAAGTCTGGTGATTTCGTGGGCAAATTTCTATCTGTGGGGAGGTATTTTGGTTTTTGCAGCCACTTTGGGAGCTATCACCAAAAACCAATCAATTTTACTTTTTGAAAATTTCTATCGGAACGGGAGTTTGATTTTCGGGGGCGGGCAGATTTTGATCCCTTATTTATTTACTGAATTCGTGGAATTCAAGAAGTTTTTGACTTCAGAGGAGTTTTTGACAGGTTATGCCATTGCGCAGGGAATGCCCGGGCCTACATTCAGCTTCAGTTCCTATGTAGGCGCCCTGTCGATGAGAGAATTTGGTATTGTAGGATTGTTGACAGGTGGCTTTGTAGCAGCAGCCGGGATTTTTCTTCCCGGTACCTTTTTGATATTTTTTGTAATCAGGTTTTGGGATCAGCTCAAAAAATACCGTCCGGTCCGGGCAGCCTTGGAAGGAATCAATGCAGTGAGTTGCGGGATGTTGATTGCTGCTGCTTTTTTGCTTTTTGAGCCCTTGGAGGCAAATGCCTTCAATATATTGGCAATCATCGGAACATTCCTGCTATTACAGTTCACTAAGCTTTCATCCCCTTTAATTATTGCTGTTGGGGTTGTAGCTGGGGTTTTGTATAATTTGGTTTTTTAG
- a CDS encoding IS701 family transposase, which translates to MKDIFGSLFSDCKLAFKQIRTWKRASVLAEGLLGCVGRSTVTGMITATGQHFKDWSAAYRLFQGDRMNTDALFSVIRKSVADAVSADEGEIYAHMDDTLLRKTGKKVEGAKWMRDPLGPPFHTNFVWGQRFIQMSLSLCSGMDKVQATTVPVDLQHCPTARKPKKDSPREDHDLYRETQKKTKLSLIGSQRISALRKGLDSDGHRGKSLVVSVDGSYTNETVLKKLVDNVILIGRVRKDCKLYGLPDVSPENSKGRKRVYGDELPTPEQIRQSDEYGWKEVKAWAAGKIHTFNIKTVEKVRWEKSGPMNLRLVVIRPVGYRLTKKSKLLYRDPAYLICTSTELPLEKLLQAYLWRWGIEVNFRDQKTLMGCGQAQVRKEIPCSKVPQFVTAVYSMLLVSASKAKITELPRPKWYSKKKNRRTTTQDIINQFRAINWTDSVKINFTDFVAMENKQRSAKNNPIHSLSSLFYTRN; encoded by the coding sequence CTGAAAGATATCTTCGGATCCCTGTTCTCGGACTGTAAATTGGCCTTTAAGCAGATCCGGACCTGGAAAAGGGCTTCCGTACTTGCAGAAGGTCTTTTGGGCTGTGTCGGCAGGAGTACCGTAACGGGTATGATAACGGCCACCGGACAGCATTTCAAAGACTGGTCGGCGGCATACCGCCTTTTTCAGGGGGACAGGATGAATACCGATGCGCTGTTTTCAGTCATCAGGAAGTCCGTAGCGGATGCTGTTTCGGCGGACGAAGGGGAGATCTATGCCCATATGGACGATACACTTCTGAGAAAAACAGGTAAAAAAGTGGAGGGGGCCAAATGGATGAGGGATCCGCTGGGCCCGCCTTTTCATACCAACTTTGTATGGGGCCAGCGTTTTATACAGATGTCCCTTTCTCTGTGTTCCGGAATGGACAAAGTACAGGCCACGACCGTTCCTGTTGATCTTCAACACTGCCCCACTGCCCGTAAACCCAAAAAGGACAGTCCCCGGGAAGATCATGACCTTTACAGAGAAACACAAAAAAAGACCAAACTGAGCCTGATAGGATCCCAAAGGATCTCTGCCCTCAGAAAGGGGCTTGATTCGGACGGGCACAGAGGAAAAAGTCTGGTGGTGAGCGTGGACGGCAGCTATACCAATGAGACTGTTCTCAAAAAACTTGTTGATAATGTCATCCTGATCGGAAGGGTCCGCAAAGACTGCAAGCTTTATGGGCTGCCCGATGTTTCCCCTGAAAACAGCAAGGGCAGAAAGCGTGTCTACGGAGATGAGCTGCCCACCCCGGAACAGATCCGTCAGTCCGATGAATACGGCTGGAAGGAAGTCAAAGCATGGGCGGCAGGAAAAATACATACTTTCAATATCAAGACGGTAGAGAAGGTGAGATGGGAAAAATCAGGGCCGATGAATCTGAGGCTGGTGGTCATAAGACCTGTCGGATACAGGCTCACAAAAAAATCAAAACTGCTTTACAGGGATCCCGCATACCTGATCTGTACATCCACAGAACTCCCGCTTGAAAAACTGCTGCAGGCATATCTGTGGCGATGGGGTATAGAAGTGAATTTTAGGGACCAGAAAACATTGATGGGATGTGGGCAGGCACAGGTAAGAAAAGAAATACCCTGCAGCAAGGTACCTCAGTTCGTCACCGCCGTTTACTCAATGTTGCTGGTCTCGGCATCAAAAGCCAAAATCACAGAACTGCCAAGGCCCAAGTGGTACAGCAAAAAGAAAAACCGCAGAACAACGACCCAGGACATTATAAACCAGTTCAGGGCCATAAACTGGACTGATTCTGTCAAAATCAATTTCACCGACTTCGTCGCAATGGAAAATAAACAGCGAAGTGCCAAAAATAACCCTATTCATTCACTGTCAAGCTTGTTCTATACCAGAAATTAG
- the serS gene encoding serine--tRNA ligase, producing the protein MLLVNNIRDNFESVLQGLQKRNFANAETILHQVLEIDKNRKETQAQRDNLQAESNTISRQIGTLMKEGKKEEAEKAKSRTSEIKEQIKSLETAYTNLEEELKQLLFTVPNVPHISVPKGKSAEDNEVVLEHGKIPTLPENKLPHWDLIRKYDIIDFDLGVKIAGAGFPVYKGKGARLQRALINFFLDEALKSGYMEVQPPILVNEDSGYGTGQLPDKEGQMYEATVDKLFLIPTAEVPITNMYRDVILEEQDLPIKNVGYTPCFRREAGSWGAHVRGLNRLHQFDKVEIVHISHPEQSYIALEEMSKYVQNLLQQLELPYRVLRLCGGDMGFTSALTYDMEVFSAAQERWLEVSSVSNFETYQANRLKLRFRGEDRKTQLAHTLNGSALALPRIVASILENNQTEDGIRMPKVLVPYLGFDKI; encoded by the coding sequence ATGTTACTTGTCAATAACATCAGGGACAACTTTGAATCTGTATTGCAGGGATTGCAGAAACGCAATTTTGCAAATGCAGAAACTATCTTACATCAAGTATTGGAAATAGACAAAAACCGGAAAGAAACCCAAGCCCAAAGGGACAATCTTCAGGCAGAATCAAACACAATTTCCAGACAGATTGGAACCCTGATGAAAGAAGGAAAAAAAGAGGAGGCCGAAAAAGCAAAGTCCAGAACTTCTGAAATCAAGGAACAGATAAAATCTCTCGAGACAGCCTATACCAATCTTGAGGAAGAATTAAAGCAACTGTTATTTACCGTTCCTAATGTTCCTCATATTTCTGTGCCAAAAGGAAAATCAGCAGAGGACAATGAGGTGGTATTGGAACATGGCAAAATCCCAACTTTGCCCGAAAACAAATTACCCCATTGGGACCTGATCAGGAAATATGACATCATTGATTTTGATTTGGGTGTCAAAATAGCTGGTGCAGGATTTCCAGTGTACAAAGGAAAAGGTGCAAGATTACAAAGAGCTTTGATAAATTTCTTTTTGGACGAGGCTTTGAAGTCCGGTTATATGGAAGTTCAACCTCCCATTTTGGTCAATGAGGATTCGGGCTACGGCACCGGACAACTTCCTGACAAAGAAGGTCAGATGTATGAAGCGACAGTTGACAAACTTTTTCTTATTCCCACAGCGGAAGTTCCCATTACCAATATGTACAGGGATGTGATTTTAGAGGAACAGGATCTCCCCATCAAAAATGTAGGATATACGCCATGCTTTAGAAGAGAGGCCGGAAGTTGGGGTGCGCATGTCAGAGGACTGAACAGATTGCATCAGTTTGATAAAGTGGAAATTGTACATATTTCACATCCTGAGCAATCTTACATTGCTTTGGAGGAAATGAGCAAATATGTCCAAAACCTGCTTCAACAATTAGAACTCCCTTACCGCGTCTTGAGGCTTTGCGGTGGAGATATGGGTTTCACCTCAGCCTTGACTTATGATATGGAAGTTTTCTCTGCTGCGCAGGAAAGATGGTTGGAAGTCAGTTCAGTTTCCAATTTTGAGACCTATCAGGCCAACAGACTCAAATTGCGTTTCAGAGGAGAAGACAGGAAAACCCAACTGGCCCATACCCTCAATGGCAGTGCTTTGGCCTTGCCAAGAATCGTAGCTTCCATTTTGGAAAATAACCAAACGGAAGATGGTATCAGGATGCCTAAAGTATTGGTGCCTTATTTAGGTTTTGATAAGATTTAA
- the rpsU gene encoding 30S ribosomal protein S21 has translation MIIVNVKENESIEKALKRFKKKFDKTGAVRELRARQHFVKPSVKRREEVIKAAYKQRMQTEEMK, from the coding sequence ATGATCATAGTCAACGTAAAAGAAAACGAATCAATTGAAAAAGCGCTAAAGCGTTTCAAAAAGAAATTTGACAAGACTGGTGCTGTAAGGGAACTTAGGGCACGTCAGCACTTTGTAAAACCTTCTGTCAAGAGAAGAGAAGAAGTAATCAAAGCAGCTTACAAACAAAGAATGCAAACCGAAGAAATGAAGTAA
- a CDS encoding nuclear transport factor 2 family protein, with amino-acid sequence MKKLFLLVFLLASSGTIFSQTQEEEKKAITRTIQLYFDGMMERDRTKLDAAFDPSARLIGYRGENFTVTPYEQWASGTAKGEKRDPGKFENKLLDIDIKGYTALAKTELFWPGIYYYDYLTLIKIDGQWKIVHKTWYEEKR; translated from the coding sequence ATGAAAAAACTCTTTCTCTTAGTCTTTTTACTTGCCTCTAGTGGAACTATATTTTCCCAAACTCAGGAGGAGGAAAAAAAAGCCATCACGCGCACCATACAACTTTATTTTGATGGCATGATGGAAAGGGATCGAACGAAACTTGATGCAGCTTTTGATCCCTCAGCTAGACTCATCGGATATCGCGGTGAAAATTTTACAGTAACACCCTATGAACAATGGGCTTCTGGAACGGCAAAAGGTGAAAAAAGAGATCCCGGTAAATTTGAGAATAAGCTTTTGGATATTGACATCAAAGGCTATACAGCTTTAGCCAAAACCGAACTTTTTTGGCCGGGGATTTACTATTATGATTACCTTACGCTGATCAAAATTGACGGTCAGTGGAAAATAGTCCATAAGACCTGGTATGAGGAAAAGAGATAA
- a CDS encoding prolyl oligopeptidase family serine peptidase yields the protein MKTYKILAMAIGSSLVLSCQQEQKFPTIEVEYPDNTKIDHIDTYWGETVSDPYRWMEDDYAEETKAWVTAQNEVTFGYLEQIPFREAIRKRLEEVWNYEKLSAPTTYGDYHYYYKNDGLQNQSILYRKSGPDGEEELFLDPNKLSADGTTSLGGSAFTKGGELFAYAVSVAGSDWRDIYVMDPNSKELLDDKIEDAKFTGIAWKGTEGFYYSTYDKPDGSKLSALTNNHKLYFHKLGTKQSEDVLVFGDDANPRRYVGALVTEDGKYLVISAANSTTGNELYIQDLTKIFSPVIPMVSDMENTHYVVDHQDGELFIFTNLNAPNNKLVKTRIDALAPQHWKDVIPETENVMDISKGNGKFFATYLKDAVTEVHQYDYTGKQERIVELPGIGTAGGFSAKKEESELYYTFTSYITPGTIYRYDIATGKSEMYNKPQVKFDPELFESKQVFYTSKDGTKIPMIITHKKGLNLNGKNPTILFGYGGFGVSLTPAFSISATVWLENGGVYAVPNIRGGGEYGENWHLAGTKMKKQNVFDDFIAAGEYLIQEGYTSSDFLALRGGSNGGLLVGAVMTQRPDLAKVAFPAVGVLDMLRYHQFTAGAGWAYDYGTADDSEEMYRYLKGYSPLHNLKPAAYPATLVTTADHDDRVVPAHSFKFAATLQDAQQGDNPVLIRIETNAGHGAGKPTAMQISEIADIYAFGLYNMGIEFPRK from the coding sequence ATGAAAACATATAAAATTTTAGCAATGGCAATTGGAAGTTCACTAGTCCTTTCATGCCAACAAGAGCAAAAATTTCCAACAATAGAAGTGGAATATCCTGACAATACAAAAATCGATCATATAGATACCTATTGGGGCGAAACAGTCTCCGATCCGTACAGATGGATGGAAGATGATTATGCAGAAGAAACCAAGGCTTGGGTTACGGCACAAAATGAAGTTACATTTGGCTATTTGGAGCAAATCCCATTCAGAGAAGCAATAAGAAAAAGACTGGAAGAAGTCTGGAATTATGAAAAATTATCTGCTCCGACAACATACGGGGATTACCATTATTATTACAAAAATGATGGTCTTCAAAACCAGTCAATCTTATACAGGAAATCTGGTCCTGATGGTGAAGAAGAGTTGTTTTTAGACCCAAATAAACTCTCAGCAGACGGAACGACTTCCCTGGGAGGCTCTGCATTTACAAAAGGCGGGGAATTATTTGCCTATGCTGTGTCTGTTGCCGGTTCGGATTGGAGGGATATCTACGTCATGGATCCCAATAGCAAGGAATTATTAGATGATAAGATTGAAGATGCCAAATTTACAGGCATAGCCTGGAAAGGAACAGAGGGCTTTTATTACAGTACCTATGACAAACCTGATGGATCAAAATTATCTGCCCTGACCAATAACCATAAATTGTATTTCCATAAACTGGGAACAAAGCAATCAGAGGATGTATTGGTTTTTGGTGATGATGCAAACCCGAGAAGATATGTTGGTGCCTTAGTTACCGAAGACGGGAAGTATTTGGTGATTTCCGCAGCCAACAGCACTACCGGAAATGAATTGTATATTCAGGACCTGACCAAAATTTTCTCACCGGTCATTCCTATGGTTTCCGATATGGAAAATACCCATTATGTAGTAGACCATCAGGACGGAGAATTGTTCATTTTCACTAACCTGAATGCACCAAATAATAAATTGGTGAAAACCAGAATAGATGCTTTGGCCCCACAGCATTGGAAAGACGTCATCCCTGAAACTGAAAATGTTATGGATATCTCCAAAGGTAATGGGAAATTTTTCGCTACCTATCTTAAAGATGCGGTGACAGAAGTTCATCAATATGATTATACCGGAAAGCAGGAAAGAATAGTAGAACTTCCTGGCATAGGTACGGCAGGGGGATTTTCTGCGAAAAAAGAAGAATCAGAACTCTATTATACATTCACTTCCTACATTACTCCCGGCACAATTTACAGATATGATATTGCCACAGGGAAAAGCGAAATGTATAACAAACCTCAGGTAAAGTTTGATCCCGAGCTTTTTGAAAGCAAGCAGGTATTCTATACCTCCAAAGACGGAACTAAAATACCCATGATCATTACCCATAAAAAGGGGTTGAACTTGAATGGAAAAAATCCAACCATACTCTTTGGTTATGGCGGATTCGGGGTAAGTCTTACTCCGGCATTTAGCATATCCGCCACTGTTTGGTTGGAAAATGGTGGAGTGTATGCCGTCCCAAATATCAGGGGTGGTGGAGAATATGGTGAAAACTGGCATTTGGCAGGCACAAAGATGAAAAAACAGAACGTCTTTGATGATTTTATTGCAGCGGGCGAATACCTTATCCAAGAAGGTTACACCTCTTCTGATTTCCTTGCCCTTAGGGGCGGAAGCAACGGGGGGCTTTTGGTGGGTGCAGTGATGACCCAAAGGCCTGACCTTGCAAAGGTGGCTTTCCCTGCTGTTGGGGTATTGGACATGCTGAGGTATCATCAATTTACTGCTGGTGCGGGGTGGGCTTATGATTATGGAACTGCCGACGATAGCGAAGAAATGTACAGGTACCTTAAAGGATATTCTCCTTTACACAATTTAAAACCAGCTGCTTATCCTGCCACCTTAGTGACCACAGCTGACCATGACGACAGGGTCGTTCCTGCACATTCCTTCAAATTTGCAGCAACGCTGCAGGATGCACAACAGGGAGATAATCCAGTCCTGATCCGCATTGAAACCAATGCCGGACATGGTGCCGGAAAACCAACTGCGATGCAGATTTCCGAAATCGCAGATATTTATGCCTTTGGTCTTTATAATATGGGAATTGAATTCCCTAGAAAATAG